Genomic window (Musa acuminata AAA Group cultivar baxijiao chromosome BXJ1-9, Cavendish_Baxijiao_AAA, whole genome shotgun sequence):
TAGTTTGATGCACAGGTCAAATTTAGATCTAGTTAACTTTTTCAACTTTGATCTTGACACAATATTTTCTCTTATGCAGATATACTATTGTAGCATATTATGAGCTTATTCATTTTTTAAGCTTAATTTAATATCAAATAATTCATTTTTATTAACCATATTGTGGCATATTATAagcttattgattttttaaactTAATTTAACATCAAATAATTCTTTTTATTAACCACATTCTTTTTGGCTACTTAGAGGAGAATCTTACAATTCGGCATTATCGGCATTATCAACTGACAAATCTCATGTTGTAGGATATACTTTCAGAGTCTCTACTGTGCTTTGATGCTAGTTCTACTAGCATGGATGAATTAAGTGATTCTCATGATCTTGATGAGGTGAGCTAtcgacccttttttttttctttaagattGTTACCAGCTTCTGGTCTGTATCTTCTTTTGAGATTTTACATGTTTCATGCACTTTTCTATCTATGTATTGTTTCAAGAGTCTATCATGTGGAGTCATTGCTCCTGAAACAACTTATAGGAACAAATATGATAGTTAATGATGAAGGTAAACCACATAATTAAGATTAGCAAGGTGGAATATTAAATATGAAAATGTGAATGCAGTTATTACTTGGATAAGATTAAATGCTCAATCCAAACGAAGCTATGAGACTATTTATTACCATTCATTGCTTCTACTGTAATGTAATTAGCCTGAAGATGCTTGTAGTAAGTTGGGACTTCTGTTCACCTAGAGATTGTATATCTATATTTTGTGAAAAGATATCTTTGACCTTCTGAACTTATATTCTTCTGGTCATTGCATGTCCACTCATCTTTTCTAAATTATAAATCATAACCATGTCCAATGTTCAAGAAGCTGAACATGTCTTTCTTGTATCTTGAAGACAATATTTTCTCTGTATTGAGTCCATATATCTTAAAACCTCATACTATGCTCATTGTAGCCTAATGCTAATTTGCATAAAACATCACATGGTTGAAATTTAGATGTGTTGCGTTCTGTATGTTCCCTTGTTGGTCAGACCGGTATGTTCCAATCAATCATGCTCTCTTCACAAACATTATCTGTTGCTATAACCTTATTAGATTTGTGTATATTATCTATATCTGTTGTGTGCAGATTTGGATAACTTGCATATTTTCAGTTAATCAAGATGTGCATACTTGCATCTCGCATGCCATCAGCTCAATTGGTTTGAACTATGGACCAAATTATGAAGTCTCAGTGGGTGAAGAATGTGATTGGGTAAAAGGTGTACAGGTTATCCCCTATCAGTCACTTAATTCTCTTTCTTGATGTATGCATTATTTAGCTTGAACTCTTTCTTGGTTAACATCCATTCATCAAGTCATTACTATCTTTAAATTCTTGTGTTGGAGATTAGTTCATAATTACTCTATGCCAACAGTGGAAAGAgattcttttccttcatctgttcTTCCTCTAAAGTTAATGTTGGCTATGCAAGGGAAAATCATGTTTTGTTGCATGAtttgttttaaaatttattttgttcAGCTCCATCAAAGCCACTTACACTCCTAATATAAATGTTTCTTAATGCATAGACCTTGCACTGGCAGGAGCACTGAGTTTggtctttcctttttcttatatTTGCTAGTTGACAGCATCAGAGGAGCACAAGATGCAATAATATTTAGCCCAGTGAATCAGTTCTTATGTAAACTGAGGTCTTTAAGATTCAAACCTGTCATGACcctgggctaactggcctatcaacttcgtttggtctaaaccactgaccaaaatgcttaagttgaagttgatagtagtacactcatcagacccttataagtctcaatcTTAAttctgcccactttcgatgtgggactaatcaggggtgttacaatcacccccactcaaaggcttgacgtcctcgtcaagccccaacataacccagatcaaatcctagcatagtgcatgtgaggcgtagctcagtggtggctccacaccgtgacgagtcctctgactccgtctccggtagccctttcctactcgagccccctcaccatgcccaaatgctaggtcggcactgaccaaaatgcttaagctgaagttgatagtagtacactcatcggacccttataagtcaatcttaattctgcccactttcgatgtgggactaatcaggggtgttacaaaacCATTCTTTGTCAAATGGATCTAGTTACTAGTCATTAATGCGTATTGTGATAAGTAACTGAAGTTCCGTGATTGCCATTAAGCCATAGATACAGGACTATGTTAATCTTAACAGAACTTGTTTATTTATTTGTTCATTGTGTAATCCCATGATAGAGCACATAAGGATTTTGCACGCTAGAGAAAACTCTTTTTGAATTCAATGTATGCCTAAAATTTGGGACAGTGTTCTTTGCTTTTGCAAGATCACAATACTCCGTCACAGATTTGAGTTTGTGTTTTCCTAAATTTGAAAATCCAATGGCAATGTGAAAAATGAGCTGTGGGCATATAAGATGGGGGGTCCCATTTTAATCAGACCTGAGAGCATTTTAATTagaatttgatatttttgttgttattgttaaatCATAACTTTGTTGCAAAGGTGTGACACTATTCCGCAATATTTTTCTCCATTTTTCTGAAGGAAGCTTAGTTTGATTGACATGGTCCTGGAAGACCTTTGCTTCTCTTTTTTCCAGTTTTTTCTTGGTCGAAGTGAGTGTTACCTTTTATATCTTTCCAAAGATGATGAGATACATATTATTCTTTTTAGTTTGAAATactgttatgttttttttttccttccgaaTTTGATGTGAATTTTAATTGTATTAACCTGAAGGCATAAATTTCATGACTTCCAATTGTAGCTGATGCAAAATATCTGAGGTTTATATTTTCCTGATTGACTAAAACTTAGATCTCCATGCAGGAAACTTTTCATCCTGTTGAGGTTACTGCTGGTCTCTGGATTGTCCCCAAATGGAGAGAGCCCCCTGTATGATTTGACTTGAACTGTTATTTTTAGTTATTAGTGtagatgattcttttttttttttaattgataaaTAAATGAGATATGTATTGTGTGTTGATGAAATACGGATCTGGAAGATCAGACACTTCGGTTTGGATGCATGACGGTGGCATGTTTTTAATTGAAATCCAATAATGTTACAATTGCCAGATCATTATGCAAATATTTTGATGAATTATTCTTAAATAGAATCGTTATGATATCTTAAATTTCTCTACGATACTCATGTTCCAACCATTATTGATGATATCCTTTCTCATTACTGACCAGTGATTATTCTTTTTTAGTGTTATCTGAAACCATGATGTATGCAATTTTGTGTAGAGTATACAATTCACTATAGAAGTTGATGCTTCTTTTTGGAAAGAGTCACTTTCATGGTTGCCATTCTCAATGCTGGTGTATCTGCCTAAACTGATGAATAAAACATATTTCACAGGAATGGATGTAAATTATTCACATATGCAATGACTATAGGCTGTTTGTTGATGTCCAGGATTTGCAAGCAACAAACATATTCGTTGATCCGGGAATGGCTTTTGGGACAGGGGAACACCCAACAACGAAGTTGTGTTTGATGTTGCTACGCAAGTTACTACACGGTGGAGAACAATTTTTGGATTATGGCACAGGATCTGGAATTCTAGGAATTGCTGCTGTGAAGGTTTGGTTTATCACAATGCTGATGGTTGTTATCATATGAATTCCATTACTTCTTGTGTGTCTGGACTCTTCATCTGGTTTCACATCAGTAAGAAGATATCATAGTGGATACGGTGCTTATTTATGAACATTGCGCTATGCTAAGTCATCTCTGGTTGCTTTAATAAAGTATTCTAAACATGTAGTTTAGTACCGTAGTCATGTTGCCTTTAATTGAAAAATCCTGCAAATCAAAACTTTAATGCTATCCTAATCATCTGATGCTTTGTAGTTGTACTTGTCCTGCATTTCTATTGTTCGCTATAAGCTTACACAAGTCATGGATGATTCGCTATAAGCTAGCACAACTTGTGGAAGATTATTGAAGTCCCATCTAATCTTAATATGGTTTTGTATGTAGATGGGAGCTGCCGCATCTATTGGAATAGACATAGACCCACAAGCAGTTACTTCAGCTCGTCAGAATATTGCATCGAATGATATGGATTCCAGCAAAATGTTGGTCTACTTGGTTCCCAGCGAAACCGACTCATCATGTATTGATGCAGAAACCAACATGGATCCAGAAGAGAGACCTTTGCTTAACCTTGAACTGAAATCTGCAAAGGGGAAATTTGACATCATCATTGCAAATATACTCCTCAACCCTTTATTGGAGTTGGCAAAGGATATTGTTTCTTATGGAAAGCCCGGCGCAAACATTGGTCTATCGGGAATCCTTTCCGAACAGGTGCTCCCTCTGGTCCAACTTATTCCATGATTGATTACCTTGTCTTGATCTCCCGATTCATAGAGCTTTCTTTAACCTCCTTGGCCTACTTTCTTCCTTCCTGTACAAGTTTAATATCATCATTAAAAGGACTAAATTGTGAAGCAAGTTCATCAGAAGACAAATTCCTTTTTCCATACCTTAAAAAGAATCAATTGTTATGAGTACCTTATTCTTTATTATGTTTTCATGCAGGTGCAACAAATCAAAGAAACTTACTTGCAGTACCTCGATGATATCTCGGTATCTGAAATGGAAGGTTGGGCGTGCCTCCATGGTATCAGAAAAGAGAACCTGACGTTGTAGTAAGCAATCTCCATAGCAACTGGTGTGATCGATGAACAGCTGAATTGTTGTGCTACTATGAACATTTTCAAAAGAAATTATACATATTTTTTGCTTGACTGATGCAATTGCAGCATTGATATGCTGTGTAGTTCACGTGATTCATCACCCTCAACACTGTCGATAGTTATTTCGGAAGCCCTATCGCTCGAAGGATAAATAATTAAGAAAGATGACAAAAGATATGGAAACATTTTTATGCTAAAAAACACTTTTAAATTGGGGGTTTAATTGTTCTATAAATACATTTTTGTGTATTCTAAGGATTTCTACCCGACAGAAGGGGAGGCCACTCACAGCTTTGATGTCGACGCCGCCATGCAAGAAGCGCAACTTCCTACATTGGCCAGAAAACCTCAAAAATGATCAGAAAAATAGGAGACgcaaggagaagagagagagagagagagagagagagagagagcatttcaCTTTTGCATgtcaaggtaaaaaaaaaaaaaaaaatctcaaacaaAGGTAGGGATAGAAGACATGATATGCAGTACCAAATGGTTCTGTTCGATACGGGTGGTATGTATCAACCTGATGGCATACCGATATGCGGATCGTCCGATACCACTACAGTGCTATAGTGATATGCTATAGCAGTACTACAATGCTacaataataaagaaaatatataaaattattcggtacatcggggtataccgctcggtacgtcctggtgtaccgctcggtacaccggtatcataccgtaccgagccaacctcgaaacaccgatacAATACGGTATTGTATGCCTTGGATAGAATAAACAATTGATACATTCGTCTAGTATTAGTGTATCAAATTGagagttttaaatattatttaacaaATTTTAAGTTTACTAACTAAGTAAAAAACTTTGATAAATCATAAGATCAAATGGAGAGTTTGAAACCTCACTCAACAAATTTTGAAGTTTTACTTTGCTTAGTTGATAAAGGCTTTGACAGATCATCACAAGGTACTAAATTCGGATCTTGCCTTTTGTCGTTTACCTTTTATCAAAAACCTACCTTACTTGATTCATATTCATTTCATTTTCCTTTTAACATGTTACCTTTTATTGAGATTCTTCTTCAAGTAATTCTTAAATTTGCATTATTGTGACTCAAAGATCTATCGATGTTGTTAGAAAATAACTTTACTTATCGATATTATCGTGaaaatttatttatcaaaaatatgattattttcttttattttatgataaacaatttTTTTGATTACTTGAGGATACAATATACAACTTAATTATCATGCTATTTGGCTGGACATGTGAAAGATATGAAGAGTGATTTCTCTAGCTAAACAATCGAGTCCTTTATGTGAAAGAATTAGTGTTGCCCATCAATAAACAATGGACACTCATTATGTCTGCAAAATACTAAGCTAGTCTGGGAGATAGAATGGAGAGATATTGGGGTACAAGGTAATAAAGGGTGGCTACTCTCCTATGTTATCGATCTCATATCTACCTTGGAGGATCCATGATTGGGATTGACATTCTTAAGAGCTCATAAAAGGGTGGTTTGAAATGTTGAGGTTACTGATCAACACAACAAACAATTACCAACACTGCTACTATCTCCATTCAAACACAAAGATAGCTAGCTTGTTTAAGATAAGAGCagtttattggagctttaacttcGACTTAAATGTTGACATGAAATCCGAATTTAGTGAGGAGTCATCGAAATTAGAATTATCAATGAGTTATGATTACAATAAAATGGAGGATACAAAGCATTTCTTGCTTTAATAAGATGTTTACTTTTGGATTTATGATAGTTTCTGGAATTAGATTCCAAAACCTTATCGTCATACATCTTTCCCTATAATTAATGATAGTTTCTGGAATTTGATTctcacttgttcatattaaacgcgGAGTTTTCATTCGATACATCCAATTATGATAAGTTTTATCAAGTTTCAGATTAATTATCACACCATCTCACCCATTATTCAGCCATCAAAAAACTATTCTCAGCGTATAGATTGTTGTTGTAATAGCTCGAGTCTTAACTCCATTAACTTTACGATGCTGTTCTTGCAAGTTCAGAAGACGTGGGTGGGATCGAATCTATCTATCATCCCCTACACATGCCTCACGAAGTCTCTTTTGCAGAGCCTCAGGCTGCTCTTGGACCATCTTTCTGCAGGTACTCTTCGGAAAAGTTGCCTCTCTTACACTCTTTAGGCATCATGTTGGATCTTACTTTTGCCTCACCAAGCAATCATGACCAGTTCTTGATTCCAGGACAACTGGAGTTGCGTCTCTCACACTCCATCCACTAGGGGTGCAATCGATCACCATGTCATCCTTACACCACCACCCAAACGACTGAAAACACATTTGATTCCAGCCCATCCATCCTTTGGTCTTGAAATCACTATTTGGAACTGCTCATCCGATTAATGATACCAACTAAACTCTAGTATTTAAGAACATAGAATCAAAATACAGGCAACTTATTTTGATCCTCAATTAAGCAACATGCAGATGAATTCTAGATGGGCACTCAGGATGAATTTTCAGGTGTTGGAACTCTTGGTCAAAGTAGAAATGATCTGACCACAACTAAATAATGTTCTATATGCAtggctaagaagaagaagaagaagaagaagactaagCATACCATTCTAGTCAAAGACAAATCTGTTCAATCTAAGTTGTATCATAATATCTAGAGAAGCACCAACTTTCCTTCTCTTAGGTTCCAAGTTAGAAGTGCCATTCATAATGTCAGGGCTCAGAACTTTGCTGTTCCCTTTCTCTACAAGCATAGAATCTTAGATTACATAAAACAGAAGTGGAGAACATATAATGTCAGGACTCAGAGCTTCTTCTTTCTCCACAAGCATAGAATCTTAGATTGACATGATTTTTTTCTTCTGGTTAATCATCACAAACAAACTTAATTGTCACAATGATCAGACTCATGCAACCATTCGACTCAGACTTGGGACTTCATCCACAAGTCTAGCTGCTAACTGTGTGTAGTAATCTTAGCATGTATACGACAAAGAGTACAAGAATGGTCAAAGAGGAGGGTGGTGGCGTATGTACTATTCCGGTCAAGACCAATCTAATAGCTCCAATTGCTAGGTTACATGGAGGAAAAGGTTAGGGTTTGTGTTGCCCCCTCCCCCGGTGGCCTCGGAATTCCTTTTTATCCTTTACCTTGTGAAAGAGAGTTGCATGCCCATCAAATACAAGTAGA
Coding sequences:
- the LOC135592914 gene encoding uncharacterized protein LOC135592914 isoform X3, giving the protein MFGRLQRLRLLRYVSAVQIPAQPLPPIAVPPNSLSVAPTAAALKPIICPRLFSLYHLRRRRPSERVPFCSRSTQTNEGAAMAYLSVRIRCRKCDADILSESLLCFDASSTSMDELSDSHDLDEETFHPVEVTAGLWIVPKWREPPDLQATNIFVDPGMAFGTGEHPTTKLCLMLLRKLLHGGEQFLDYGTGSGILGIAAVKMGAAASIGIDIDPQAVTSARQNIASNDMDSSKMLVYLVPSETDSSCIDAETNMDPEERPLLNLELKSAKGKFDIIIANILLNPLLELAKDIVSYGKPGANIGLSGILSEQVQQIKETYLQYLDDISVSEMEGWACLHGIRKENLTL
- the LOC135592914 gene encoding uncharacterized protein LOC135592914 isoform X2, whose protein sequence is MFGRLQRLRLLRYVSAVQIPAQPLPPIAVPPNSLSVAPTAAALKPIICPRLFSLYHLRRRRPSERVPFCSRSTQTNEGAAMAYLSVRIRCRKCDADILSESLLCFDASSTSMDELSDSHDLDEIWITCIFSVNQDVHTCISHAISSIGLNYGPNYEVSVGEECDWETFHPVEVTAGLWIVPKWREPPDLQATNIFVDPGMAFGTGEHPTTKLCLMLLRKLLHGGEQFLDYGTGSGILGIAAVKMGAAASIGIDIDPQAVTSARQNIASNDMDSSKMLVYLVPSETDSSCIDAETNMDPEERPLLNLELKSAKGKFDIIIANILLNPLLELAKDIVSYGKPGANIGLSGILSEQVQQIKETYLQYLDDISVSEMEGWACLHGIRKENLTL
- the LOC135592914 gene encoding uncharacterized protein LOC135592914 isoform X1, with product MFGRLQRLRLLRYVSAVQIPAQPLPPIAVPPNSLSVAPTAAALKPIICPRLFSLYHLRRRRPSERVPFCSRSTQTNEGAAMAYLSVRIRCRKCDADILSESLLCFDASSTSMDELSDSHDLDEIWITCIFSVNQDVHTCISHAISSIGLNYGPNYEVSVGEECDWVKGVQETFHPVEVTAGLWIVPKWREPPDLQATNIFVDPGMAFGTGEHPTTKLCLMLLRKLLHGGEQFLDYGTGSGILGIAAVKMGAAASIGIDIDPQAVTSARQNIASNDMDSSKMLVYLVPSETDSSCIDAETNMDPEERPLLNLELKSAKGKFDIIIANILLNPLLELAKDIVSYGKPGANIGLSGILSEQVQQIKETYLQYLDDISVSEMEGWACLHGIRKENLTL